A single genomic interval of Halosegnis longus harbors:
- a CDS encoding lamin tail domain-containing protein, producing the protein MNVTKGRWRVLFIVGVVLLSGCAGVVPDGPVDDAEPNNGSSTPVDGTLEMHYINVGQSVSTLIISPGGETMLVDTGHYNDDGEHVLEYLQDHDISRIDHLVTSHNDADHIGGHAAVIEYFETEAEGVGTVYDPGIAASTQTYDEYLDAIEQHDVPLLETREGDSVSFGDVGVDVLGPPDPYLDSEDRNENSIVLKFTHSETSFLLSGDAEMDQESYLVDTYGGQLQSTVLKAGHHGSSSSSTGAFLDTTQPQAVIISSAYDSQYGHPDEEVLQRFADRSIPAYWTGVHGNIVLVSDGRSVSVQTQGDVDTDPLTLRDAAPIDPGTGGAVTERATLDSNGTTIVESTSNSRDSGTDESSDGTSGEGLIINEINADADGDERENLNDEYVIFENSGDDALDLSGWTIEDDVGQSYTIPDGFTLDAGETVTLRTGSGENSEDELYWGSGSPIWNNDGDTVIVTTASGDLVLEEEY; encoded by the coding sequence ATGAACGTGACGAAGGGTCGCTGGCGAGTTCTCTTCATAGTCGGAGTTGTTTTACTTTCAGGCTGTGCCGGCGTGGTGCCAGATGGCCCTGTCGACGATGCAGAACCTAATAACGGGTCTTCAACTCCAGTTGATGGCACTCTGGAGATGCACTACATCAATGTTGGCCAATCGGTGAGTACACTCATTATTAGTCCAGGAGGTGAGACAATGCTGGTCGATACAGGCCATTATAACGACGACGGGGAACACGTCTTAGAATACCTCCAAGATCACGATATTAGTCGAATTGATCACCTCGTCACCTCCCACAATGACGCCGATCACATTGGGGGACACGCTGCTGTCATCGAGTATTTTGAAACAGAGGCCGAGGGCGTCGGTACCGTCTACGATCCCGGTATCGCTGCGAGTACACAGACCTACGATGAGTACCTCGATGCAATCGAGCAACACGACGTACCCTTACTCGAGACCCGAGAAGGGGATTCAGTCTCATTTGGTGACGTCGGGGTCGACGTACTTGGCCCACCAGATCCGTATCTCGATAGCGAGGACCGAAACGAGAACAGTATCGTTCTCAAGTTTACTCACAGTGAGACAAGCTTTCTCCTCTCTGGTGATGCGGAGATGGATCAAGAAAGCTATCTTGTAGATACCTACGGCGGGCAACTCCAATCGACAGTACTGAAGGCAGGCCATCATGGCTCTTCAAGTTCCTCTACCGGAGCGTTTCTCGATACGACGCAGCCGCAGGCGGTGATTATCTCTAGTGCGTATGATTCTCAGTACGGTCACCCAGATGAGGAAGTGCTACAACGGTTTGCAGATAGGTCGATTCCGGCGTACTGGACTGGTGTCCACGGCAATATCGTGCTCGTGAGCGACGGACGTTCGGTGTCGGTACAGACGCAAGGCGATGTGGATACGGATCCACTCACCCTCCGTGATGCTGCTCCAATCGACCCGGGGACGGGTGGTGCGGTAACTGAACGAGCTACGTTGGATAGCAACGGAACGACTATCGTTGAATCTACCTCTAACAGCAGAGATTCTGGCACGGATGAATCGAGTGACGGCACGTCAGGAGAGGGACTCATTATTAACGAGATTAATGCTGACGCTGACGGCGATGAGCGTGAGAACCTCAATGACGAGTATGTCATCTTCGAAAACAGCGGTGACGATGCTCTTGATCTCTCAGGATGGACGATTGAAGACGACGTAGGCCAGAGCTACACCATCCCGGATGGCTTCACACTTGATGCGGGCGAGACAGTAACGCTTCGAACTGGGAGCGGAGAAAATAGCGAGGATGAACTCTACTGGGGATCTGGCTCACCAATCTGGAACAATGATGGTGATACGGTGATTGTCACTACCGCCTCGGGTGACCTGGTGCTGGAGGAGGAGTACTGA
- a CDS encoding HNH endonuclease — MADSPSEDAPFHPGEIADGEVRRVNRDDDGDATVIVAVDGETYTVRESQEDGANIAVEDGTRVMHHITEVDVEDRVTVRRVDASSVTLHGYQTDIVVDDAHAAIEDEEHVQVFEFTDNGHAYGIGTEGKLKGEIVFLGPLTCPRNTHIAATPMDASVRADTVAVCTDPAFWSDAYLYELARVADLPRGRLESMRLDLEVETHNDTATPPENNSVSTQGDDAADAGSAQIPSESNGTPSQPTNPDLTEDNKSFTSTRRRQRDQAFAQEVKDAYDERCAVCGTRRVAPNGGLEVEAAHIYPKSEDGVDDVRNGVALCKLHHWAFDNGWLSVTDDYEVIVRQAEGCDGYDEFNNLNGESLHLPNDENLRPHPKFLNKHRSLHGFEE, encoded by the coding sequence ATGGCTGATTCGCCGAGTGAGGATGCACCTTTCCATCCCGGAGAAATAGCTGATGGTGAAGTGCGACGCGTCAACCGTGATGACGATGGCGACGCAACCGTGATTGTGGCGGTGGATGGCGAGACGTATACGGTGCGAGAATCGCAGGAGGACGGTGCTAATATCGCCGTTGAGGACGGGACGCGCGTGATGCATCACATCACTGAGGTTGACGTTGAAGACAGAGTGACCGTTCGCCGCGTAGACGCGTCGAGCGTCACGCTGCACGGGTATCAGACTGATATTGTGGTGGACGACGCGCACGCGGCCATCGAAGACGAGGAGCACGTGCAAGTATTCGAGTTTACAGATAACGGGCATGCGTACGGCATCGGTACCGAAGGGAAGCTGAAAGGCGAGATTGTCTTCTTGGGACCGTTAACGTGCCCACGTAATACGCACATCGCAGCAACACCCATGGATGCCTCGGTACGCGCTGATACCGTAGCTGTGTGCACTGACCCGGCCTTCTGGAGTGACGCATATTTATACGAACTGGCGCGTGTTGCTGATCTCCCTCGGGGTCGGCTTGAGAGTATGCGTCTCGATCTCGAAGTGGAAACCCACAACGATACTGCGACTCCACCAGAGAACAACTCGGTAAGCACACAGGGTGACGATGCGGCGGATGCAGGGTCCGCTCAGATACCGTCTGAATCCAATGGAACGCCATCCCAGCCTACGAATCCCGACCTGACGGAAGACAACAAGTCATTCACGAGCACGCGTCGCCGACAGCGCGACCAAGCATTTGCGCAGGAAGTGAAAGATGCGTACGATGAACGGTGCGCGGTGTGCGGTACTCGGCGCGTCGCGCCGAATGGGGGTCTTGAGGTTGAAGCTGCACATATTTATCCAAAAAGCGAGGATGGCGTAGATGATGTGAGAAACGGGGTGGCGCTGTGTAAACTGCATCACTGGGCGTTCGACAACGGATGGCTCTCTGTCACAGATGACTACGAGGTCATCGTGCGCCAGGCAGAGGGGTGCGACGGGTACGATGAGTTTAACAATCTCAACGGAGAATCGCTGCATCTCCCGAACGATGAGAACCTGCGCCCGCACCCGAAATTTCTCAACAAACATCGGTCCCTCCACGGGTTCGAAGAATAG
- a CDS encoding ArsR/SmtB family transcription factor produces the protein MDRQTTDGNQADELSPEELLAILGDDLARQVLRHVAEDPLPAKVLADRMGVARSTVYSRLNRLETAGLVESSMSYHPDGHHRRRFVARIEELHVSLDDGELCVDLAASAKSI, from the coding sequence ATGGACCGGCAGACGACTGATGGCAATCAAGCCGACGAGCTATCACCCGAGGAACTGCTGGCGATTCTTGGTGATGACCTCGCCCGGCAGGTACTGCGTCACGTCGCCGAAGATCCGCTTCCTGCGAAGGTACTTGCCGACCGGATGGGGGTAGCAAGGTCAACAGTGTATAGCCGACTCAATCGGCTTGAGACTGCCGGCCTAGTTGAGTCGTCGATGAGTTACCATCCTGACGGCCACCACCGTCGTCGGTTTGTGGCGCGGATTGAGGAACTCCACGTCTCTTTGGACGATGGTGAACTATGTGTCGACCTCGCTGCATCAGCTAAATCAATTTAA
- a CDS encoding tyrosine-type recombinase/integrase yields the protein MPQDSDRPYPAADDASTDTPALDRLVADFLRSKRRDSQAYATSAESVLERFVDWCGRRGATLERIDDNDRILREYAKHLQRRVDGDGIAASTANAYFSYVSACLSYGVRDGVLTRNPALSASAQEELPTAEQTQADQQFWTPAQREQLVAHVDERARTAISDRAFDAHIEARDRAIVAVLAYTGVRGAEVFRHPQDDRDGRQGLRWGRVDLDAGTARVLGKSKEESKRWQEASLVKPAREALRQLKRVQRPPTDDWPVFETAHAPSLHRAADAVLSEAAKTEALETYGGIREVLREHEITPPALTTDGARRLMQRLTDAAEIDVPNGTYLQPHGARRGIGEAVYREDREQAQDLLRHQSLSTTKDHYQHIDAAERTEELDETLGFGDDA from the coding sequence ATGCCCCAGGACTCAGACCGCCCATACCCGGCTGCAGACGACGCCAGCACCGACACGCCGGCGCTTGACCGACTCGTTGCGGATTTCCTCCGTTCCAAGCGACGTGACTCGCAGGCGTACGCAACCTCTGCCGAGTCAGTGTTGGAGCGGTTTGTCGACTGGTGTGGGCGTCGGGGGGCAACACTCGAACGCATCGACGATAACGACCGCATCCTTCGCGAGTACGCGAAACACCTGCAGCGGCGTGTCGACGGCGACGGCATCGCTGCCTCAACGGCGAACGCCTACTTCAGCTACGTCTCGGCATGTCTCTCCTATGGGGTTCGGGATGGGGTACTCACGCGGAATCCAGCATTGAGTGCAAGCGCACAAGAGGAACTCCCAACAGCCGAACAAACCCAGGCTGACCAGCAGTTTTGGACGCCGGCCCAGCGGGAGCAACTGGTCGCTCATGTCGACGAGCGGGCCCGAACGGCGATCAGTGACCGCGCGTTCGATGCCCACATCGAGGCTCGGGACCGCGCGATTGTCGCTGTCCTCGCGTATACCGGGGTGCGAGGAGCAGAGGTGTTTCGCCATCCACAGGATGACCGAGACGGCCGACAAGGGCTTCGCTGGGGGCGCGTCGACTTGGACGCGGGTACGGCACGCGTCCTGGGGAAATCGAAAGAGGAGAGCAAACGCTGGCAGGAGGCATCACTGGTCAAACCGGCTCGAGAGGCACTCCGCCAGCTCAAACGCGTCCAACGGCCGCCGACGGACGATTGGCCAGTGTTCGAAACGGCACATGCGCCGTCACTCCACCGAGCGGCTGATGCGGTGCTCTCGGAGGCAGCCAAAACCGAAGCACTAGAGACGTATGGGGGAATCCGTGAGGTGTTGCGCGAGCACGAGATCACCCCGCCAGCGCTCACGACCGATGGGGCACGGCGGCTGATGCAACGGCTCACCGACGCAGCCGAAATTGACGTGCCCAACGGGACGTACCTACAGCCCCACGGTGCACGGCGTGGCATCGGAGAGGCCGTGTATCGCGAAGATCGGGAACAGGCACAAGATCTACTGCGCCACCAGTCGCTCTCAACAACGAAAGATCACTACCAGCATATCGACGCTGCAGAACGAACAGAGGAGCTTGACGAGACCCTGGGGTTCGGGGACGACGCGTAG
- a CDS encoding pentapeptide repeat-containing protein, which yields MSQATASCTYVLDPEHPQSWGGEPGDACHVDEELLNEAGVWTCPHAAEAQEDHCIFHLPVEEKDDADVVAAFLDAVDTATDKTDSDAHRRAVEFLGAEFGTFDIGAASVTVPHATFTGANFRGDADFESVTFAGPAAFSMVEFGGKATFREAAFNDEAVFTASQFHAAATFEDAHFHTGGFESATFADSVNFSGAHFETATDFSDAVFAASVNFHASRFAERVDFGHVSFTEVEFDASTFEAHVSLLNATIQTEASFRNCSFEDELFALRASLHSGEFFQTTFGDRVTFHEADFDGGTFRFAEFSREANFVGATFDRTSFRDVSFNGQARFRNARLESVDFGNAEFNNGVDFRELDLSSVIFSEANLTEADLMDADLRGVDMERSILSRATLSGADLRGAKLADTSLGDVRIDEETRFLGDPSDNSDVSPHTLAAIRSRHTCVYDPGYDGGAGETDVDTAKSVYRALEELGGQHARPRLQARAFVRRQDLQTQGYWDDATAAESIEERLIAGARWSRAKIARVTLLYGESPWRVIAWSLGIILSFALLYPLGGWMQPAEGAPITYTQIVANPVELLNAVYYSTLTYTALGFGDFQPVGLGRLLTTVETGLGAVMLALLVFILGRRAAR from the coding sequence ATGTCACAGGCGACGGCGAGCTGCACGTACGTCCTTGATCCAGAGCATCCCCAATCGTGGGGTGGAGAACCGGGGGATGCGTGCCATGTCGACGAGGAGCTCCTCAACGAGGCTGGGGTGTGGACCTGCCCACATGCGGCCGAGGCGCAGGAAGACCACTGCATCTTCCACCTGCCAGTCGAGGAGAAAGACGATGCTGATGTGGTTGCCGCCTTTCTAGACGCAGTTGACACCGCGACTGACAAGACTGACTCCGACGCCCACCGCCGAGCGGTAGAATTTCTGGGTGCGGAGTTCGGTACGTTTGACATCGGCGCAGCGTCGGTAACGGTCCCCCATGCCACTTTCACGGGGGCAAACTTCCGCGGTGACGCCGATTTTGAATCGGTCACGTTTGCGGGGCCAGCAGCGTTTTCGATGGTGGAATTCGGCGGGAAGGCAACCTTTCGGGAGGCCGCGTTCAACGATGAAGCGGTATTCACAGCATCGCAATTCCACGCTGCGGCAACGTTCGAGGACGCACACTTCCATACTGGTGGCTTCGAGTCGGCGACCTTCGCTGACAGTGTGAACTTCTCGGGGGCACATTTCGAGACAGCGACAGACTTCTCAGATGCTGTGTTTGCGGCGTCCGTGAATTTCCATGCCAGCCGGTTTGCTGAGCGCGTCGATTTCGGGCATGTGTCATTCACCGAGGTCGAGTTTGACGCATCGACGTTTGAAGCACACGTGAGCTTGTTGAACGCGACGATACAGACTGAAGCGAGCTTCAGAAACTGCTCGTTTGAAGATGAGCTGTTTGCCCTCCGTGCATCACTCCACAGTGGTGAGTTCTTCCAGACAACCTTCGGTGATCGCGTGACCTTCCATGAAGCAGACTTCGATGGCGGCACCTTCCGATTTGCCGAATTCTCCCGGGAGGCAAACTTCGTCGGCGCAACATTCGATCGAACCAGCTTTCGCGATGTCAGTTTCAACGGACAAGCCCGATTCCGTAATGCACGCCTCGAGTCAGTGGACTTCGGCAATGCTGAATTCAACAACGGTGTTGATTTCCGGGAGTTGGATCTGTCGAGCGTGATCTTTTCGGAGGCGAATCTGACAGAGGCCGACCTGATGGATGCTGATCTCCGTGGGGTTGACATGGAGCGTAGTATTCTGAGCCGGGCAACGTTATCTGGTGCAGATCTGCGCGGCGCGAAGCTTGCAGATACCTCACTCGGTGATGTTCGGATTGACGAAGAGACACGGTTTCTCGGCGATCCATCGGACAACAGCGACGTGTCTCCGCATACGCTTGCTGCGATTCGCTCACGCCACACCTGCGTCTATGATCCCGGCTACGACGGCGGAGCTGGAGAGACAGATGTCGATACGGCAAAAAGCGTCTATCGCGCCTTGGAGGAACTCGGCGGACAACACGCTCGTCCCCGGCTCCAAGCGCGTGCATTTGTCCGGCGACAGGATCTCCAGACACAGGGCTACTGGGACGATGCAACGGCAGCTGAGAGCATAGAAGAGCGACTCATCGCCGGCGCTCGGTGGAGTCGAGCGAAGATAGCCCGAGTAACACTCCTCTATGGGGAGAGTCCGTGGCGCGTCATCGCCTGGAGCCTTGGAATCATCCTTTCATTTGCGCTTCTCTACCCGCTTGGCGGGTGGATGCAACCAGCAGAGGGGGCTCCGATCACCTATACACAAATTGTTGCAAACCCTGTTGAGCTACTGAATGCAGTGTACTACTCAACGCTGACGTACACAGCCCTCGGCTTCGGTGACTTCCAGCCTGTCGGGCTCGGACGACTCCTGACTACCGTCGAGACAGGCCTTGGCGCGGTCATGCTTGCTCTGCTCGTGTTCATTCTCGGGCGACGGGCAGCACGATGA
- a CDS encoding DUF3006 family protein has protein sequence MEEIELPDGSYTAVVDSIEDGLARVFFEQDGEEVGDAVIDASQLPSDGRHADAILSVSIHDHQLETAVYRPEKTADRAEDAQNRFDRLAKRPSSDEDN, from the coding sequence ATGGAAGAAATTGAACTACCGGATGGGAGCTACACGGCAGTTGTTGATTCGATTGAAGATGGACTCGCGAGAGTATTCTTTGAGCAAGATGGAGAAGAAGTAGGAGACGCTGTTATCGATGCTTCGCAGTTGCCTTCAGACGGCCGCCACGCTGATGCCATTCTGTCGGTATCAATCCACGATCACCAGCTCGAAACCGCGGTTTACAGGCCAGAGAAGACGGCTGACCGAGCCGAGGATGCCCAGAATCGGTTTGATCGACTAGCAAAACGCCCCTCTTCAGATGAGGACAATTGA
- a CDS encoding TIGR00266 family protein produces the protein MNYEFTHQPSYTHLVVSLDANESIIAEPGAMVGHSSTVSVETGTSRDGLLSSAKSLLGGESAFANSFTASAEGGTVTFAPPSPGDVMAHELEDSALYTVDGAFLAATEGIDIDSEIGGVKSMLGEASLTPLALKGTGTAFIDAYGGLEKIELDAGESYVLDNEHLIAWDDDIEYSVERVGGLKSTLLSGEGLVFEFTGPGTAWYQTRDLDALVSVLAPRLPTQQE, from the coding sequence ATGAACTACGAGTTCACACACCAACCGTCGTACACACACCTTGTCGTCTCGCTTGATGCAAACGAATCAATTATCGCAGAACCGGGCGCAATGGTCGGTCACTCCTCGACTGTCTCAGTGGAGACCGGCACGAGCAGGGATGGGCTATTGAGCTCAGCGAAGTCACTGCTCGGGGGCGAATCAGCGTTCGCGAACAGCTTTACTGCAAGCGCAGAGGGTGGAACAGTCACGTTCGCACCACCTTCGCCTGGTGATGTCATGGCCCACGAACTGGAGGATTCGGCGCTATACACTGTTGATGGGGCCTTTCTTGCCGCGACTGAGGGAATCGATATCGACTCCGAAATCGGTGGTGTGAAATCGATGCTCGGTGAGGCGAGTCTGACGCCGCTGGCATTGAAAGGCACCGGTACGGCATTCATCGACGCCTACGGCGGGCTTGAGAAGATTGAACTCGATGCCGGCGAATCGTACGTCCTCGACAACGAGCATCTCATCGCGTGGGACGACGACATCGAGTACTCCGTTGAGCGGGTCGGCGGGCTGAAATCGACGCTCCTGAGTGGTGAGGGGCTTGTCTTCGAGTTCACCGGGCCGGGAACGGCGTGGTACCAGACGCGCGATCTCGACGCGCTCGTGTCGGTACTTGCTCCCCGTCTTCCGACCCAACAGGAGTAA
- a CDS encoding ABC transporter ATP-binding protein — MTDPAIEITGLTKRFGNVTAVEGLDLTVESSEVFGFLGPNGAGKSTVINVLLDLISPTAGSASMLGYDVAAERKELHRRIGVVPENYGLYDRLSGRRHVELAIEFKDAMDDPATLLNRVGISPDEASRPAGEYSTGMAQRLALAVALVGSPDLLILDEPTAGLDPNGARELRELILAENDRGASVFFSSHILEQVEAVADRVGILAEGELVAVDTIEQLRRQLNKGAQVSLDVSHPPETELADLANVRDVEVRDGVVTATCAEPTAKLEFIDRVRETTTVTDVRIEESSLEEMFASYTGETTDKESDATAKMTVKP, encoded by the coding sequence ATGACTGATCCAGCTATCGAAATTACAGGTTTGACCAAGCGGTTCGGCAACGTGACCGCTGTTGAGGGACTTGACCTCACCGTCGAATCGAGCGAAGTGTTCGGGTTTCTTGGGCCCAACGGCGCTGGGAAATCGACGGTAATCAACGTACTGTTGGACTTGATCTCCCCGACCGCTGGCAGCGCGTCGATGTTGGGGTATGATGTGGCGGCCGAGCGTAAGGAACTCCACCGTCGTATCGGTGTTGTTCCTGAGAATTACGGGCTGTACGACCGGTTGAGTGGTCGGCGTCACGTTGAGCTTGCGATTGAATTCAAAGATGCGATGGATGACCCCGCCACGTTACTCAACCGAGTCGGGATCTCACCTGATGAGGCAAGCCGTCCCGCTGGCGAGTATTCGACTGGAATGGCTCAACGACTCGCACTCGCCGTTGCGCTCGTTGGCAGCCCCGATCTGCTCATTCTTGATGAGCCGACGGCCGGTCTCGACCCAAACGGGGCTCGCGAGCTACGAGAGCTGATACTAGCAGAGAATGACAGAGGCGCGTCAGTGTTCTTCTCTAGTCACATCCTCGAACAGGTGGAGGCTGTCGCCGACCGAGTCGGAATCCTTGCTGAAGGGGAGCTAGTCGCGGTCGATACCATTGAACAGCTGCGACGGCAACTCAATAAGGGGGCTCAGGTCTCACTGGATGTGTCGCATCCACCGGAGACGGAGCTGGCTGACCTGGCGAACGTCCGTGATGTTGAGGTTCGAGATGGGGTCGTCACTGCGACGTGCGCCGAACCAACAGCCAAACTCGAATTCATCGACCGCGTTCGAGAGACGACGACTGTTACCGATGTTCGCATCGAGGAGTCTTCTTTAGAAGAGATGTTCGCCAGCTACACCGGCGAGACCACTGATAAAGAGAGTGATGCTACTGCTAAGATGACGGTGAAACCATGA
- a CDS encoding DUF3592 domain-containing protein has protein sequence MGDDSGVNINGPDSLKGALLYILIGIAIISYGGYDYVQQTEAVRESVEVDATIIELDIEADSGTSSNPGANFDPVVEFEYTYDGSEYTGTKIYPADIEQNYETQSGAESAIEEYQEGSQTTAYVSPDQPGDAFLENQTSNAPIIAIVLGGLFTLFATVSAVRKV, from the coding sequence ATGGGTGACGACTCAGGTGTGAATATCAATGGTCCCGATAGTCTCAAAGGTGCGTTGTTGTACATCCTCATCGGAATTGCGATCATCAGCTACGGAGGATATGATTACGTTCAACAGACTGAGGCAGTTCGAGAATCAGTCGAGGTTGATGCGACTATCATTGAACTCGACATCGAGGCGGACAGCGGAACGTCATCAAACCCAGGCGCGAATTTCGATCCGGTAGTTGAGTTTGAGTACACTTATGATGGATCCGAATATACTGGAACAAAAATATATCCCGCAGATATTGAACAGAACTACGAAACGCAGTCAGGAGCCGAATCAGCTATTGAAGAGTATCAAGAAGGGTCGCAGACAACCGCATATGTTTCTCCCGACCAGCCGGGAGATGCATTTCTGGAAAATCAAACGTCAAACGCACCGATTATAGCAATTGTACTCGGTGGATTATTCACCCTCTTCGCAACAGTTTCTGCCGTAAGGAAAGTGTGA
- a CDS encoding ABC transporter permease subunit — protein MSVAGIARKDIADAGRSKVLWAVTILVVLSTAGVTALVTVSTDEAASQVFRLAMQLSVTTLPIVALLLAKGAITTERESGSLRVLLSLPPGRRDILLGKLAGRTALMLAATLLGGLATALVAVVTLGSGAALVAPFIGALGLMGCAFVGLGVGISAASRSDGRATALAVGAYMIFIALWNLIITGIRLGAVELGFIESGAQPGWLTFVGLLSPNRAAVSAFDALASGRLLTTDPFGSVWLPVILLIGWLIIAPALGYLRFRNSDIV, from the coding sequence ATGAGTGTCGCTGGTATCGCCCGGAAAGATATAGCCGACGCCGGCCGGTCGAAAGTGCTGTGGGCAGTTACGATATTGGTCGTTCTCTCAACAGCTGGTGTCACTGCGCTCGTGACCGTTAGTACCGATGAAGCGGCTAGCCAAGTGTTCCGGCTGGCGATGCAGCTCAGTGTCACAACCCTCCCCATTGTCGCACTCCTCTTAGCGAAAGGAGCAATTACAACTGAGCGCGAATCTGGGTCACTGCGAGTTCTGTTGAGTCTTCCACCGGGGCGGCGCGACATACTCCTTGGAAAACTGGCTGGGCGAACGGCGTTGATGCTTGCCGCAACTCTGTTAGGGGGGCTTGCGACGGCGCTGGTCGCGGTGGTGACGCTGGGGAGTGGAGCCGCGTTGGTGGCACCATTTATTGGTGCACTCGGGCTGATGGGCTGTGCGTTTGTCGGACTTGGAGTTGGCATCTCGGCCGCGAGTCGAAGCGATGGGCGCGCGACCGCTCTCGCGGTCGGTGCGTACATGATCTTTATAGCTCTGTGGAATCTCATCATCACGGGGATTCGGCTCGGGGCAGTTGAGCTCGGTTTTATTGAGAGTGGTGCCCAGCCAGGCTGGCTAACATTTGTCGGGTTGCTCTCTCCGAACCGCGCAGCCGTTTCCGCGTTCGACGCGCTTGCCAGCGGACGTCTCCTCACCACTGATCCCTTCGGTTCCGTTTGGCTTCCGGTAATCCTCTTGATTGGCTGGTTGATTATCGCTCCTGCACTTGGGTATCTTCGCTTCCGCAATTCGGATATCGTCTAA
- a CDS encoding ParA family protein, with the protein MLAYTPVSEAGGVGKTTTAGTLAVAHARAGLDVLCIDLDTQNGSLTYLFGPDGYDRGDSSADNLVKHMVDSPEGPFDGLVETVEAGVDLIPSHNMLEDLPELLIQEQEKASKLGRSYSVYHQLHRVLDEANVRDRYDVLIVDTAGKAGPVLYNALVATGNVVIPFEATAKGQESIEGLDDLVTGLEENTGVDVGVLAVVPIGFKGTNDQQEILDELREGPFDVPIVIGERASLMEGSWRQQCSPFAYVDEHRSRERDHEMDTLEAFEDLARHLEREAGIVEGVA; encoded by the coding sequence ATGCTCGCGTACACGCCAGTCTCCGAAGCTGGCGGTGTTGGAAAGACAACGACAGCTGGGACACTCGCGGTCGCACACGCACGCGCCGGACTCGATGTCCTCTGCATCGATCTTGATACCCAGAATGGCTCACTCACCTATCTGTTCGGGCCAGACGGATACGACCGCGGTGACTCATCGGCCGACAATCTCGTCAAGCACATGGTCGACAGTCCCGAGGGGCCGTTTGACGGGTTAGTCGAGACCGTCGAAGCAGGCGTTGACCTCATCCCATCACACAACATGCTTGAGGACCTTCCTGAACTGCTGATTCAGGAACAAGAGAAGGCCTCGAAGCTCGGACGGTCGTACTCGGTATACCACCAACTCCACCGTGTTCTTGACGAGGCCAACGTTCGCGACCGGTATGATGTCCTCATCGTGGACACGGCAGGCAAGGCCGGCCCGGTACTGTACAATGCGCTCGTAGCAACAGGAAACGTCGTCATCCCGTTCGAGGCAACAGCGAAGGGACAGGAGTCCATTGAGGGACTAGACGATCTTGTGACCGGGTTAGAAGAGAACACCGGCGTTGATGTCGGAGTCTTAGCGGTCGTCCCGATCGGCTTCAAGGGAACCAATGACCAACAGGAGATCCTTGATGAGCTTCGTGAGGGGCCATTCGATGTGCCGATTGTCATCGGCGAGCGGGCGTCGCTGATGGAAGGGAGTTGGCGACAACAATGCTCGCCGTTCGCGTACGTCGACGAGCATCGTTCGCGAGAGCGTGATCACGAGATGGACACGCTCGAAGCGTTCGAAGACCTTGCACGTCATCTTGAACGTGAAGCAGGCATCGTGGAGGGGGTGGCGTAG